A window of the Methanoregula sp. UBA64 genome harbors these coding sequences:
- a CDS encoding deoxyhypusine synthase: MKHQCDEPVSQMHVRAGMTVGELVEAMGKAGAYNGGSLYHAAHIYEQMLNDKETTKFFGLAGAMVPAGMGGIVSDLIRDGHIDILVSTGANLTHDIIEAIGCHHFHGTAFCNDVELRHDEINRIYDVYLPNEAFEHFEEFMQKVYGELEPGSKISISGLLRHIGLHLKTGILATAAQKGIPVYCPAIQDSMVGLQYWLFSQTNKVTVDAFADMPALLDTCFTTKKAGALLVGGGVPKNFILQSMLMTPNGFTYAIQLTGDRPDLGGLSGATLDEARSWGKITEEAQAVTVYGDATITLPVLVAAVRERLSHA; the protein is encoded by the coding sequence ATGAAACACCAGTGCGATGAACCGGTCTCCCAGATGCATGTCCGGGCCGGCATGACGGTCGGCGAACTTGTCGAGGCAATGGGCAAAGCCGGCGCATACAACGGCGGCTCGCTGTACCATGCAGCACACATCTACGAGCAGATGTTAAACGACAAGGAGACAACGAAATTCTTCGGGCTTGCCGGGGCAATGGTCCCGGCCGGCATGGGCGGGATCGTCTCCGACCTTATCCGCGACGGTCACATCGACATCCTCGTCTCGACCGGCGCCAACCTCACCCACGATATCATCGAGGCGATCGGCTGCCACCATTTCCACGGCACTGCGTTCTGTAACGACGTCGAGCTCCGGCACGACGAGATCAACCGGATCTACGATGTCTATCTCCCAAACGAAGCTTTCGAGCACTTCGAGGAGTTCATGCAGAAGGTGTACGGCGAACTCGAACCGGGCAGCAAGATCTCGATCTCCGGGCTCCTCCGGCACATCGGCCTGCACTTAAAGACCGGTATCCTCGCAACCGCTGCACAGAAAGGGATCCCGGTGTACTGCCCGGCCATCCAGGACTCGATGGTCGGCCTCCAGTACTGGCTCTTCTCGCAGACCAACAAGGTGACGGTCGATGCCTTTGCCGATATGCCGGCGCTCCTTGACACCTGCTTTACCACCAAAAAAGCCGGGGCCCTCCTTGTCGGCGGCGGCGTGCCGAAAAACTTCATCCTCCAGAGCATGCTCATGACCCCGAACGGGTTCACCTACGCGATCCAGCTGACCGGCGACCGGCCGGACCTTGGCGGGCTCTCGGGCGCAACCCTGGACGAAGCCCGCTCGTGGGGCAAGATCACCGAGGAGGCGCAGGCCGTGACCGTGTACGGCGACGCCACCATCACGCTGCCGGTCCTTGTGGCGGCAGTCCGGGAGCGGTTAAGCCATGCCTGA
- the pyrF gene encoding orotidine-5'-phosphate decarboxylase: MPELILALDVTEKKKALEIAHACAPYLDAIKIGYPLALSAGLSIASELGKEGLPLIADFKVADIPNTNTLICDQVFEAGFSGIICQGFCGMDSVKACVASARAHKGACYVVAEMSHPGGKEFFTGGIPEQIAANAVIAGADGIIAPATRPDRVRVLRGFVGKKKILSPGIGTQGGDADAVATLVDGIIVGRSIYEAKDPAAAAQSYAHLRRDKKQ; encoded by the coding sequence ATGCCTGAACTGATCCTCGCGCTGGACGTAACGGAAAAGAAAAAGGCGCTCGAAATTGCGCACGCCTGCGCACCGTACCTCGACGCGATCAAGATCGGCTATCCCCTTGCCCTCTCGGCCGGGCTCTCGATTGCCAGCGAACTGGGAAAAGAGGGCCTCCCGCTGATCGCGGACTTCAAGGTCGCCGATATCCCCAACACGAACACGCTCATCTGCGACCAGGTTTTCGAGGCAGGATTCTCCGGCATCATCTGCCAGGGATTCTGCGGCATGGACTCGGTCAAGGCCTGCGTTGCCTCGGCCCGGGCCCACAAGGGCGCCTGCTACGTGGTAGCGGAGATGAGCCACCCGGGCGGGAAAGAATTTTTCACCGGCGGGATCCCGGAACAGATCGCGGCAAACGCCGTGATCGCGGGAGCCGACGGGATCATTGCCCCGGCAACCCGGCCGGACCGGGTCAGGGTCCTGCGGGGCTTTGTGGGCAAAAAGAAGATCCTCTCGCCCGGTATCGGAACGCAGGGGGGGGACGCGGACGCAGTCGCCACCCTTGTGGACGGCATCATCGTGGGCCGCTCGATCTACGAAGCCAAAGACCCGGCCGCTGCCGCGCAGTCCTATGCGCACCTCCGCCGGGATAAAAAACAATAA
- the nrdD gene encoding anaerobic ribonucleoside-triphosphate reductase, producing MDWSAEQRKLSEKYGKLEDIPEMERKYKCHTCHMIVDQNPCPNCGETKLEIMCPLDNCHCSHDMVSGIEYCPLCGKPVCPECGSHDVVQISRVTGYLQDVSGWNAGKQQELKDRTRYSVA from the coding sequence ATGGATTGGAGTGCAGAGCAGCGGAAATTATCGGAAAAATACGGCAAACTTGAAGATATTCCCGAAATGGAGCGGAAATACAAGTGCCACACCTGCCACATGATCGTGGACCAGAACCCGTGCCCGAACTGCGGCGAGACGAAACTGGAGATCATGTGCCCGCTCGACAACTGCCACTGCAGCCACGATATGGTCTCGGGGATCGAGTACTGCCCGCTCTGCGGTAAACCGGTCTGCCCCGAATGCGGTTCCCACGATGTCGTCCAGATCAGCCGGGTGACCGGCTACCTCCAGGACGTCTCCGGCTGGAACGCGGGAAAACAGCAGGAACTCAAAGACCGGACCAGATACTCCGTTGCATGA
- a CDS encoding adenosylcobinamide amidohydrolase: MRYFYSKDTLFVRGAFRAASTGIAGGIRDTHAIFNHTVPADWSHDEPEKEIARIGAMAGYGPDVLGLLTAVPMHTLCVLQYDFITVFITAGMREHPPKGAGTINIIVCSSEGMADSALLETIMVATEAKAEAMIALGRDAGTPTDAVVAACEGEVVHRYAGRIAEPGRRVRDAVLKGVPGALRRYESGAAGEPAFFIYSRFKGEHWVEWSPVNCPYYPCHFAGQRCDFCYCPFYPCKDETLGAWAESSSNGKVWNCSGCTLLHEPAVADYVKKNPDAPLKEIKKLAGKKNGAR; this comes from the coding sequence ATGAGATATTTTTATTCAAAGGATACCCTTTTTGTCCGCGGGGCGTTCCGTGCCGCAAGCACCGGTATTGCCGGCGGGATCCGGGACACTCACGCGATCTTTAACCATACCGTGCCGGCCGACTGGTCGCATGACGAGCCGGAAAAAGAGATCGCCCGTATCGGCGCCATGGCCGGCTACGGGCCGGATGTTCTTGGCCTGCTCACCGCGGTCCCGATGCACACGCTCTGCGTGCTCCAGTACGATTTTATCACGGTTTTTATAACGGCCGGGATGCGGGAGCACCCGCCCAAAGGAGCCGGGACCATCAATATCATCGTATGCAGCAGCGAGGGGATGGCCGATTCGGCTCTGCTCGAAACGATCATGGTCGCGACCGAGGCAAAGGCCGAGGCGATGATCGCACTCGGGCGGGACGCCGGGACCCCGACCGATGCCGTGGTCGCTGCCTGCGAGGGAGAAGTCGTGCACCGGTACGCCGGCCGGATCGCGGAGCCGGGCCGGCGGGTCCGGGACGCGGTCTTAAAGGGTGTGCCCGGGGCCCTGCGCCGGTACGAGAGCGGTGCCGCTGGCGAACCGGCCTTTTTCATCTACAGCCGGTTCAAGGGCGAGCACTGGGTCGAATGGTCGCCCGTCAACTGCCCGTACTATCCCTGCCATTTCGCGGGCCAGCGGTGCGATTTCTGTTACTGCCCGTTCTACCCGTGCAAAGACGAGACGCTCGGCGCATGGGCCGAGAGCTCGTCGAACGGGAAGGTCTGGAACTGTTCGGGCTGCACGCTGCTCCACGAGCCCGCGGTCGCGGACTATGTGAAGAAAAATCCCGATGCCCCGCTTAAGGAAATAAAAAAACTCGCGGGAAAAAAGAACGGGGCCCGGTAG
- a CDS encoding C39 family peptidase has product MEKTRRALIVLAILILVLFGAAEFLGEYRHRGDTTVSGNITYGLDNPSLPAPRYYTGIDFDTLKSNDHLTVIPLKSYRQQVTNYTCGPVASMTVLSYYGMPLPNTDAEEIAVAREMNTSKNGTTPVQIVSWFKSRGWNATWGTGGTYQMLRSNLDAGIPTMVEWINWGGHWVVVTGYDTRGTDTIWDDVISFADSADCADDRVDGVTYANYGQFDGMWFDAHYFPPGMQNRVYVVAVPPGKNLP; this is encoded by the coding sequence ATGGAAAAAACCCGGCGTGCACTGATCGTTCTTGCGATCCTGATCCTTGTTCTTTTCGGGGCAGCGGAATTTCTCGGGGAGTACCGGCACCGTGGTGACACAACCGTTTCCGGCAATATCACCTACGGCCTCGACAACCCGTCGCTTCCCGCTCCACGGTATTATACCGGGATCGACTTCGATACCCTGAAATCAAACGACCACCTCACGGTCATCCCTCTCAAGAGCTACCGGCAGCAGGTCACGAACTACACCTGCGGGCCGGTCGCGTCCATGACCGTGCTCTCGTACTACGGCATGCCGCTCCCGAACACCGATGCAGAAGAGATCGCGGTTGCCCGCGAGATGAATACCTCAAAGAACGGCACGACCCCGGTACAGATCGTCTCGTGGTTTAAGAGCCGGGGGTGGAACGCAACCTGGGGCACGGGCGGGACGTACCAGATGCTCCGCAGTAACCTGGACGCCGGGATCCCCACGATGGTAGAGTGGATCAACTGGGGCGGCCACTGGGTCGTGGTGACCGGCTACGATACCCGGGGCACGGACACGATCTGGGACGATGTGATCAGCTTTGCCGATTCCGCGGACTGCGCCGACGACCGGGTGGACGGGGTTACGTATGCGAACTACGGGCAGTTCGACGGCATGTGGTTCGATGCCCATTATTTCCCGCCGGGAATGCAGAACCGCGTGTACGTGGTTGCCGTCCCGCCGGGCAAAAATCTTCCCTAA
- a CDS encoding DUF1858 domain-containing protein, translating to MAELTADSTIYDLLQAKPEATEALFKFGMGCVGCAIARGETIREAAEAHGIPLPELLKALGIKE from the coding sequence ATGGCTGAATTAACCGCAGACTCTACGATCTACGATCTTCTCCAGGCAAAACCCGAGGCAACCGAGGCCCTTTTCAAGTTCGGCATGGGCTGTGTCGGCTGTGCGATCGCCCGCGGCGAGACCATCCGCGAAGCCGCCGAGGCCCACGGCATTCCCCTCCCCGAGCTCTTAAAGGCACTCGGGATCAAGGAATAA